The following proteins are co-located in the Acanthochromis polyacanthus isolate Apoly-LR-REF ecotype Palm Island chromosome 7, KAUST_Apoly_ChrSc, whole genome shotgun sequence genome:
- the nsd3 gene encoding histone-lysine N-methyltransferase NSD3 isoform X5, with translation MDFSFSFMQGIMGNTIQQPPQLIDSANIRQEGTCDTGSDPGEDGGPSYDAALDAEFPYPPSASEDMPQVPNGYPSGLGMYEPQAKFSMYSQFPNGSANGYGAIRSYGDHGLMPGEGTVLRGPGLQERPLSPVSPPLPTHHPHLHHHHHHPHHHHHAHHFHSNPPHIQTHSHPQSPPPQPLPSQHHLPQTPHIMTHNLPPPPPLHLPSSSPPPSLVDSTPSSQPAHAPSMTPGGVLKKTSSPEIKLKIIKTYQNGKELFESALCGDLLQELQKESQKNEAAQMQRRHERKKEKRKKSARLQLQVQEQSLESSQTQAGTTGQTEDTHVQPQPKETPPAQTEKPQKTVIKTEPKTPKVPKVHHPSVIQETGFCKEFVIGDLVWSKVGTYPWWPCMVSSDPQMKVHTRINTRGHREYHVQFFGSVAERAWIHEKRIVIYQGKQQFDELQADTLRKTTNQVERSKLLKPIPQRERTQWEVGVGHAEDAFVMTRQERIDNYTFIYVDPDPAEAPPSKKPNIRAEKRSRRSSGSISSVGKKEDARVKSPDREQPPRRQLPRRQCSVTNTDDNANSQASSEEKNQRGDQRKSSSPKQNAGCDARTRQDSPPPVRAWKTAAARKLLPLSITMKRLNVEITKCDWPLLQKKAAPSPKKDKEEENEERVEREARQPDLGYCSPEQDSRAKPEPSPEEEEDGDEGEEEGEERRGSPASRRSEEGGMQQTSSPGSHHSSPHGSQERKLQRRSVRSRSESERGTDPIPKKKTKKEQAEMAPETTLRTGSQKGASEISDACKPLKKRSRASTDVEMASSQYRDTSDSDSRGLNDPQSLFGKSLDSPAAADADASDTQSVDSGLSRQDSSTGKRDTVCQICEVYGEGLVVCEGECSRQFHLECLGLSSPPEGRFTCLECRNGNHPCFSCKAAGREVTRCSVSGCGCYYHEDCVRKLPGATSSSGGGFTCPQHSCSTCCLERDLQRASKGRLIRCIRCPLAYHTGDSCVAAGSVIITHHIMICSNHGSAKRNGLLSSPVNVGWCFLCARGGKLLCCDSCPASFHPECLEMEMPEGSWSCSDCRAGKKPHYKQIVWVKLGNYRWWPAEICNPRLVPSNIQSLRHDIGDFPVFFFGSHDYYWINQGRVFPYVENDKNFVTGQININKTFKKALEEAARRFQELKAQRESREALEQERNSRKPPPYKFIKSNKPVGKVQMHIADLSEIPRCNCRSTDEHPCSLDSQCLNRMLQYECHPQVCPSGDNCENQCFSKRLYAETEVIKTDGRGWGLRTNQALRKGDFVTEYVGEVIDSEECQQRIKRAHENHVTNFYMLTLTKDRVIDAGPKGNSARFMNHSCSPNCETQKWTVNGDVRIGLFTLCDIEAGTELTFNYNLHCVGNRRTSCHCGSDNCSGFLGVQPTSAVVMEKEEKARNAKLKPKKRKMRMEGKHTHEYFCFCCGEGGELVMCDRKDCPKAYHLLCLNLTKPPYGRWECPWHDCSVCGAPASSFCDFCPRSFCRDHEAGALTASSLEDRPCCSSHNPLSPLGSSSSSTQPRRSTMSPARVKEEPEPESGQSATE, from the exons ATGgatttctccttctctttcatGCAAGGGATCATGGGAAATACAATTCAGCAACCCCCTCAGCTCATTGACTCAGCCAACATCAGACAGGAAGGCACCTGCGACACCGGCAGTGACCCGGGTGAGGATGGTGGTCCCTCCTATGATGCTGCCCTGGATGCAGAGTTTCCTTACCCGCCGTCAGCCTCGGAGGACATGCCGCAGGTCCCCAATGGCTACCCGTCTGGTCTGGGCATGTACGAGCCGCAGGCCAAGTTCTCTATGTACTCACAGTTCCCCAACGGCTCAGCCAACGGCTATGGGGCCATACGGAGCTACGGAGATCACGGCCTCATGCCAGGCGAGGGCACGGTCCTGAGAGGCCCCGGTCTCCAGGAGAGACCCCTGTCCCCCGTGTCTCCCCCGCTGCCCACACATCACCCGcatctccaccaccaccaccatcacccgcatcaccaccaccatgcaCACCACTTCCACTCAAACCCGCCTCACATTCAAACCCACTCGCACCCGCAGAGCCCTCCACCGCAGCCGCTGCCCTCCCAGCACCACCTGCCCCAGACGCCTCACATCATGACCCACAACCTGCCCCCGCCTCCCCCCTTACACCTGCCTTCCTCCagtcctcccccctccctcgtGGACAGCACGCCCTCATCTCAACCCGCCCACGCCCCGTCCATGACCCCCGGTGGGGTGCTGAAGAAAACCAGCTCTCCGGAGATCAAGTTGAAGATCATCAAGACGTACCAGAATGGAAAAGAGCTGTTTGAATCTGCGCTGTGTGGAGACCTGCTGCAAGAACTGCAG AAGGAGTCTCAGAAGAACGAGGCCGCTCAGATGCAGcgcagacatgagaggaagaaggagaagaggaaaaagagtgcgaggctgcagctgcaggtCCAGGAACAGAGCCTGGAGTCGAGCCAAACGCAGGCAGGTACCACGGGCCAGACGGAGGACACCCACGTCCAGCCTCAGCCGAAAGAAACGCCGCCGGCCCAGACAGAGAAGCCTCAGAAGACCGTTATCAAAACTGAACCAAAGACGCCGAAG gTTCCGAAGGTCCATCATCCGTCAGTGATCCAAGAGACGGGTTTCTGTAAGGAGTTTGTAATTGGAGACCTGGTGTGGTCCAAGGTGGGCACTTACCCCTGGTGGCCCTGCATGGTCTCCTCTGACCCACAGATGAAGGTCCACACTCGCATCAACACCAGAG GCCACAGGGAGTATCACGTCCAGTTCTTTGGCAGCGTCGCTGAGCGAGCGTGGATCCATGAGAAGAGGATAGTCATATACCAGGGGAAGCAACAGTTTGATGAGCTTCAGGCCGACACTCTGCGCAAAACCACAAACCAAGTAGAGAGGAGCAAA CTTCTGAAGCCGATCCCTCAGCGTGAGCGCACTCAATGGGAAGTGGGTGTGGGCCACGCCGAGGATGCCTTCGTCATGACACGGCAGGAGCGAATTGACAATTACACCTTCATCTACGTCGACCCAGACCCCGCCGAAGCCCCGCCTAGCAAGAAACCCAACATCAGAGCTGAGAAACGAAGCCGACGCTCCAGCGGCTCCATCAGCTCTGTTGGTAAAAAGGAGGATGCACGTGTGAAGTCACCAGACAGAGAGCAGCCGCCGCGAAGGCAGCTGCCACGGAGACAGTGCAGTGTTACAAACACAGACGACAACGCAAACTCCCAGGCCTCAAGCGAAGAGAAGAACCAGAGGGGGGACCAACGTAAGAGCAGCTCGCCGAAACAGAATGCCGGCTGCGATGCACGAACACGGCAGGACTCGCCACCTCCGGTCAGGGCGTGGAAAACAGCAGCTGCTAGGAAGCTGCTGCCTCTCTCCATCACCATGAAGAGGCTGAATGTGGAGATCACAAAGTGTGACTGGCCTCTCCTGCAGAAAAAAGCTGCTCCATCTCCAAAGAAggacaaagaagaagagaacGAGGAGCGAGTGGAGAGAGAGGCCAGGCAGCCCGACCTGGGATACTGCTCACCTGAG CAGGACAGCAGAGCTAAACCTGAGCCCAgtccagaggaggaggaagacggggatgaaggggaggaagagggggaggagaggagaggctcCCCTGCTAGTCGGAGGAGCGAGGAGGGAGGGATGCAGCAGACCTCTTCTCCTGGATCACACCACAGTAGTCCTCATG gttcTCAGGAGAGGAAGCTGCAGCGGCGGTCGGTCAGGAGCAGATCTGAGTCAGAGAGAGGCACAGATCCCATCCCTAAGAAGAAAACCAAAAAGGAACAG GCTGAGATGGCTCCAGAAACCACGCTGAGGACGGGTTCACAGAAAG GAGCCAGTGAGATCTCGGATGCGTGCAAGCCTCTGAAGAAGCGAAGCAGAGCGTCAACAGATGTGGAGATGGCTTCATCTCAGTACAGAGACACGTCTGATTCGGACTCAAGAGGCCTCAACGATCCACAG AGTTTATTCGGGAAGAGTCTTgacagtccagcagcagcagatgcagACGCTTCAGACACTCAGTCGGTGGACTCCGGTTTATCCCGTCAGGACAGCAGCACTGGGAAGAGAGACACCGTGTGCCAG atCTGTGAGGTGTATGGCGAAGGTTTGGTGGTGTGTGAAGGTGAATGCAGCAGACAGTTTCACCTGGAGTGTCTTGGTTTGTCGTCCCCACCTGAAGGCAGATTCACCTGCCTGGAATGTAGAAATG GCAATCATCCTTGTTTTAGCTGTAAAGCAGCGGGCCGGGAGGTGACCCGCTGCTCTGTGTCTGGATGTGGTTGTTACTACCATGAGGATTGTGTGCGTAAACTCCCGGGCGCCACCAGCAGCTCCGGTGGAGGCTTCACCTGCCCTCAGCACAGCTGCTCAACCTGCTGCCTGGAGAGGGACCTGCAGCGAGCCAGTAAAG GTCGCTTGATTCGCTGTATCCGCTGTCCGTTGGCGTATCACACGGGCGACAGCTGCGTGGCGGCGGGCAGCGTCATCATCACCCATCACATCATGATCTGCAGCAACCACGGCAGCGCCAAAAGGAACGGCCTCCTCAGCTCCCCGGTCAACGTGGGATGGTGCTTTTTATGTGCCAGAG GAGGCAAGTTGCTGTGCTGCGACTCATGCCCGGCTTCCTTCCACCCGGAGTGTCTGGAGATGGAGATGCCGGAGGGCTCGTGGTCCTGCAGTGATTGCAGGGCAGGGAAGAAACCTCACTACAAACAAATTGTCTGGGTCAAACTGGGCAACTACAG GTGGTGGCCAGCAGAGATCTGCAACCCTCGCTTGGTACCATCAAACATTCAGAGCCTTCGCCACGATATCGGTGACTTCCCCGTCTTCTTCTTCGGCTCCCACGACTACTACTGGATCAACCAGGGCCGCGTCTTCCCCTACGTGGAGAACGACAAGAACTTTGTCACGGGTCAgatcaacatcaacaaaaccTTCAAGAAAG CTCTGGAGGAAGCAGCCCGACGCTTTCAGGAGCTGAAGGCACAGAGGGAGAGCAGGGAGGCTTTAGAGCAGGAGCGCAACTCTCGCAAACCTCCACCGTACAAATTCATCAAG TCCAACAAGCCAGTGGGGAAAGTGCAGATGCACATAGCCGATTTGTCAGAAATCCCACGATGCAACTGCAGATCAACAGATGAGCATCCCTGCAGCCTCGACTCACAGTGTCTCAACCGCATGCTGCAGTACGAGTGTCACCCACAG GTGTGTCCCTCAGGAGACAACTGTGAGAATCAGTGTTTCTCCAAGCGGCTTTACGCAGAAACCGAGGTCATAAAGACAGACGGGCGTGGCTGGGGCCTCAGGACGAACCAGGCTCTTAGGAAG GGCGACTTTGTGACGGAGTACGTGGGAGAGGTGATCGACTCAGAGGAGTGCCAGCAGCGAATCAAACGCGCCCATGAGAACCATGTGACCAACTTCTATATGCTCACCCTCACCAAG GATCGTGTGATAGACGCCGGCCCAAAAGGGAACTCGGCCCGGTTTATGAACCACAGCTGCAGCCCAAACTGTGAAACCCAGAAGTGGACGGTAAACGGTGACGTTCGCATCGGACTCTTCACCCTCTGTGATATCGAGGCCG GCACAGAGCTGACGTTCAACTACAACCTGCACTGTGTGGGCAACAGGAGGACGTCCTGTCACTGTGGATCAGACAACTGCTCCGGATTCCTCGGGGTGCAGCCAACG AGCGCTGTGGTGatggagaaagaggagaaggcCAGAAACGCCAAGCTGAAGCCGAAGAAGCGGAAGATGAGGATGGAAGGCAAACACACTCATGAGtacttctgtttctgctgtggagaaggaggagagctGGTGATGTGCGACAGGAAGGACTGTCCGAAAGCGTATCACCTGCTGTGTCTCAACCTCACCAAGCCGCCATACG GACGCTGGGAATGCCCGTGGCATGACTGCAGCGTCTGTGGTGCTCCGGCTTCGTCCTTCTGTGACTTCTGCCCTCGATCGTTCTGCCGGGACCACGAGGCGGGAGCGCTCACCGCCTCCTCCCTGGAAGACCGCCCCTGCTGTTCCAGCCACAACCCTCTTAGTCCGCTGGGCTCCAGCTCCAGCTCGACCCAGCCTCGCCGCTCCACCATGAGCCCCGCCAGGGTCAAAGAGGAGCCGGAGCCGGAGTCGGG
- the nsd3 gene encoding histone-lysine N-methyltransferase NSD3 isoform X2, with amino-acid sequence MDFSFSFMQGIMGNTIQQPPQLIDSANIRQEGTCDTGSDPGEDGGPSYDAALDAEFPYPPSASEDMPQVPNGYPSGLGMYEPQAKFSMYSQFPNGSANGYGAIRSYGDHGLMPGEGTVLRGPGLQERPLSPVSPPLPTHHPHLHHHHHHPHHHHHAHHFHSNPPHIQTHSHPQSPPPQPLPSQHHLPQTPHIMTHNLPPPPPLHLPSSSPPPSLVDSTPSSQPAHAPSMTPGGVLKKTSSPEIKLKIIKTYQNGKELFESALCGDLLQELQKESQKNEAAQMQRRHERKKEKRKKSARLQLQVQEQSLESSQTQAGTTGQTEDTHVQPQPKETPPAQTEKPQKTVIKTEPKTPKVPKVHHPSVIQETGFCKEFVIGDLVWSKVGTYPWWPCMVSSDPQMKVHTRINTRGHREYHVQFFGSVAERAWIHEKRIVIYQGKQQFDELQADTLRKTTNQVERSKLLKPIPQRERTQWEVGVGHAEDAFVMTRQERIDNYTFIYVDPDPAEAPPSKKPNIRAEKRSRRSSGSISSVGKKEDARVKSPDREQPPRRQLPRRQCSVTNTDDNANSQASSEEKNQRGDQRKSSSPKQNAGCDARTRQDSPPPVRAWKTAAARKLLPLSITMKRLNVEITKCDWPLLQKKAAPSPKKDKEEENEERVEREARQPDLGYCSPEDSRAKPEPSPEEEEDGDEGEEEGEERRGSPASRRSEEGGMQQTSSPGSHHSSPHGSQERKLQRRSVRSRSESERGTDPIPKKKTKKEQAEMAPETTLRTGSQKGASEISDACKPLKKRSRASTDVEMASSQYRDTSDSDSRGLNDPQSLFGKSLDSPAAADADASDTQSVDSGLSRQDSSTGKRDTVCQICEVYGEGLVVCEGECSRQFHLECLGLSSPPEGRFTCLECRNGNHPCFSCKAAGREVTRCSVSGCGCYYHEDCVRKLPGATSSSGGGFTCPQHSCSTCCLERDLQRASKGRLIRCIRCPLAYHTGDSCVAAGSVIITHHIMICSNHGSAKRNGLLSSPVNVGWCFLCARGLLVQDLTDTILSSYAYKSHYLLTESNRAELKLPMIPSPSSATKKNVGKGGKLLCCDSCPASFHPECLEMEMPEGSWSCSDCRAGKKPHYKQIVWVKLGNYRWWPAEICNPRLVPSNIQSLRHDIGDFPVFFFGSHDYYWINQGRVFPYVENDKNFVTGQININKTFKKALEEAARRFQELKAQRESREALEQERNSRKPPPYKFIKSNKPVGKVQMHIADLSEIPRCNCRSTDEHPCSLDSQCLNRMLQYECHPQVCPSGDNCENQCFSKRLYAETEVIKTDGRGWGLRTNQALRKGDFVTEYVGEVIDSEECQQRIKRAHENHVTNFYMLTLTKDRVIDAGPKGNSARFMNHSCSPNCETQKWTVNGDVRIGLFTLCDIEAGTELTFNYNLHCVGNRRTSCHCGSDNCSGFLGVQPTSAVVMEKEEKARNAKLKPKKRKMRMEGKHTHEYFCFCCGEGGELVMCDRKDCPKAYHLLCLNLTKPPYGRWECPWHDCSVCGAPASSFCDFCPRSFCRDHEAGALTASSLEDRPCCSSHNPLSPLGSSSSSTQPRRSTMSPARVKEEPEPESGQSATE; translated from the exons ATGgatttctccttctctttcatGCAAGGGATCATGGGAAATACAATTCAGCAACCCCCTCAGCTCATTGACTCAGCCAACATCAGACAGGAAGGCACCTGCGACACCGGCAGTGACCCGGGTGAGGATGGTGGTCCCTCCTATGATGCTGCCCTGGATGCAGAGTTTCCTTACCCGCCGTCAGCCTCGGAGGACATGCCGCAGGTCCCCAATGGCTACCCGTCTGGTCTGGGCATGTACGAGCCGCAGGCCAAGTTCTCTATGTACTCACAGTTCCCCAACGGCTCAGCCAACGGCTATGGGGCCATACGGAGCTACGGAGATCACGGCCTCATGCCAGGCGAGGGCACGGTCCTGAGAGGCCCCGGTCTCCAGGAGAGACCCCTGTCCCCCGTGTCTCCCCCGCTGCCCACACATCACCCGcatctccaccaccaccaccatcacccgcatcaccaccaccatgcaCACCACTTCCACTCAAACCCGCCTCACATTCAAACCCACTCGCACCCGCAGAGCCCTCCACCGCAGCCGCTGCCCTCCCAGCACCACCTGCCCCAGACGCCTCACATCATGACCCACAACCTGCCCCCGCCTCCCCCCTTACACCTGCCTTCCTCCagtcctcccccctccctcgtGGACAGCACGCCCTCATCTCAACCCGCCCACGCCCCGTCCATGACCCCCGGTGGGGTGCTGAAGAAAACCAGCTCTCCGGAGATCAAGTTGAAGATCATCAAGACGTACCAGAATGGAAAAGAGCTGTTTGAATCTGCGCTGTGTGGAGACCTGCTGCAAGAACTGCAG AAGGAGTCTCAGAAGAACGAGGCCGCTCAGATGCAGcgcagacatgagaggaagaaggagaagaggaaaaagagtgcgaggctgcagctgcaggtCCAGGAACAGAGCCTGGAGTCGAGCCAAACGCAGGCAGGTACCACGGGCCAGACGGAGGACACCCACGTCCAGCCTCAGCCGAAAGAAACGCCGCCGGCCCAGACAGAGAAGCCTCAGAAGACCGTTATCAAAACTGAACCAAAGACGCCGAAG gTTCCGAAGGTCCATCATCCGTCAGTGATCCAAGAGACGGGTTTCTGTAAGGAGTTTGTAATTGGAGACCTGGTGTGGTCCAAGGTGGGCACTTACCCCTGGTGGCCCTGCATGGTCTCCTCTGACCCACAGATGAAGGTCCACACTCGCATCAACACCAGAG GCCACAGGGAGTATCACGTCCAGTTCTTTGGCAGCGTCGCTGAGCGAGCGTGGATCCATGAGAAGAGGATAGTCATATACCAGGGGAAGCAACAGTTTGATGAGCTTCAGGCCGACACTCTGCGCAAAACCACAAACCAAGTAGAGAGGAGCAAA CTTCTGAAGCCGATCCCTCAGCGTGAGCGCACTCAATGGGAAGTGGGTGTGGGCCACGCCGAGGATGCCTTCGTCATGACACGGCAGGAGCGAATTGACAATTACACCTTCATCTACGTCGACCCAGACCCCGCCGAAGCCCCGCCTAGCAAGAAACCCAACATCAGAGCTGAGAAACGAAGCCGACGCTCCAGCGGCTCCATCAGCTCTGTTGGTAAAAAGGAGGATGCACGTGTGAAGTCACCAGACAGAGAGCAGCCGCCGCGAAGGCAGCTGCCACGGAGACAGTGCAGTGTTACAAACACAGACGACAACGCAAACTCCCAGGCCTCAAGCGAAGAGAAGAACCAGAGGGGGGACCAACGTAAGAGCAGCTCGCCGAAACAGAATGCCGGCTGCGATGCACGAACACGGCAGGACTCGCCACCTCCGGTCAGGGCGTGGAAAACAGCAGCTGCTAGGAAGCTGCTGCCTCTCTCCATCACCATGAAGAGGCTGAATGTGGAGATCACAAAGTGTGACTGGCCTCTCCTGCAGAAAAAAGCTGCTCCATCTCCAAAGAAggacaaagaagaagagaacGAGGAGCGAGTGGAGAGAGAGGCCAGGCAGCCCGACCTGGGATACTGCTCACCTGAG GACAGCAGAGCTAAACCTGAGCCCAgtccagaggaggaggaagacggggatgaaggggaggaagagggggaggagaggagaggctcCCCTGCTAGTCGGAGGAGCGAGGAGGGAGGGATGCAGCAGACCTCTTCTCCTGGATCACACCACAGTAGTCCTCATG gttcTCAGGAGAGGAAGCTGCAGCGGCGGTCGGTCAGGAGCAGATCTGAGTCAGAGAGAGGCACAGATCCCATCCCTAAGAAGAAAACCAAAAAGGAACAG GCTGAGATGGCTCCAGAAACCACGCTGAGGACGGGTTCACAGAAAG GAGCCAGTGAGATCTCGGATGCGTGCAAGCCTCTGAAGAAGCGAAGCAGAGCGTCAACAGATGTGGAGATGGCTTCATCTCAGTACAGAGACACGTCTGATTCGGACTCAAGAGGCCTCAACGATCCACAG AGTTTATTCGGGAAGAGTCTTgacagtccagcagcagcagatgcagACGCTTCAGACACTCAGTCGGTGGACTCCGGTTTATCCCGTCAGGACAGCAGCACTGGGAAGAGAGACACCGTGTGCCAG atCTGTGAGGTGTATGGCGAAGGTTTGGTGGTGTGTGAAGGTGAATGCAGCAGACAGTTTCACCTGGAGTGTCTTGGTTTGTCGTCCCCACCTGAAGGCAGATTCACCTGCCTGGAATGTAGAAATG GCAATCATCCTTGTTTTAGCTGTAAAGCAGCGGGCCGGGAGGTGACCCGCTGCTCTGTGTCTGGATGTGGTTGTTACTACCATGAGGATTGTGTGCGTAAACTCCCGGGCGCCACCAGCAGCTCCGGTGGAGGCTTCACCTGCCCTCAGCACAGCTGCTCAACCTGCTGCCTGGAGAGGGACCTGCAGCGAGCCAGTAAAG GTCGCTTGATTCGCTGTATCCGCTGTCCGTTGGCGTATCACACGGGCGACAGCTGCGTGGCGGCGGGCAGCGTCATCATCACCCATCACATCATGATCTGCAGCAACCACGGCAGCGCCAAAAGGAACGGCCTCCTCAGCTCCCCGGTCAACGTGGGATGGTGCTTTTTATGTGCCAGAG GGCTGTTAGTGCAAGACCTTACTGACACCATATTAAGTTCATATGCCTATAAGTCCCACTACCTTCTGACTGAGTCAAATCGTGCTGAGTTGAAATTACCTATGATTCCCTCTCCTTCGTCAGCTACCAAAAAGAATGTTGGGAAAG GAGGCAAGTTGCTGTGCTGCGACTCATGCCCGGCTTCCTTCCACCCGGAGTGTCTGGAGATGGAGATGCCGGAGGGCTCGTGGTCCTGCAGTGATTGCAGGGCAGGGAAGAAACCTCACTACAAACAAATTGTCTGGGTCAAACTGGGCAACTACAG GTGGTGGCCAGCAGAGATCTGCAACCCTCGCTTGGTACCATCAAACATTCAGAGCCTTCGCCACGATATCGGTGACTTCCCCGTCTTCTTCTTCGGCTCCCACGACTACTACTGGATCAACCAGGGCCGCGTCTTCCCCTACGTGGAGAACGACAAGAACTTTGTCACGGGTCAgatcaacatcaacaaaaccTTCAAGAAAG CTCTGGAGGAAGCAGCCCGACGCTTTCAGGAGCTGAAGGCACAGAGGGAGAGCAGGGAGGCTTTAGAGCAGGAGCGCAACTCTCGCAAACCTCCACCGTACAAATTCATCAAG TCCAACAAGCCAGTGGGGAAAGTGCAGATGCACATAGCCGATTTGTCAGAAATCCCACGATGCAACTGCAGATCAACAGATGAGCATCCCTGCAGCCTCGACTCACAGTGTCTCAACCGCATGCTGCAGTACGAGTGTCACCCACAG GTGTGTCCCTCAGGAGACAACTGTGAGAATCAGTGTTTCTCCAAGCGGCTTTACGCAGAAACCGAGGTCATAAAGACAGACGGGCGTGGCTGGGGCCTCAGGACGAACCAGGCTCTTAGGAAG GGCGACTTTGTGACGGAGTACGTGGGAGAGGTGATCGACTCAGAGGAGTGCCAGCAGCGAATCAAACGCGCCCATGAGAACCATGTGACCAACTTCTATATGCTCACCCTCACCAAG GATCGTGTGATAGACGCCGGCCCAAAAGGGAACTCGGCCCGGTTTATGAACCACAGCTGCAGCCCAAACTGTGAAACCCAGAAGTGGACGGTAAACGGTGACGTTCGCATCGGACTCTTCACCCTCTGTGATATCGAGGCCG GCACAGAGCTGACGTTCAACTACAACCTGCACTGTGTGGGCAACAGGAGGACGTCCTGTCACTGTGGATCAGACAACTGCTCCGGATTCCTCGGGGTGCAGCCAACG AGCGCTGTGGTGatggagaaagaggagaaggcCAGAAACGCCAAGCTGAAGCCGAAGAAGCGGAAGATGAGGATGGAAGGCAAACACACTCATGAGtacttctgtttctgctgtggagaaggaggagagctGGTGATGTGCGACAGGAAGGACTGTCCGAAAGCGTATCACCTGCTGTGTCTCAACCTCACCAAGCCGCCATACG GACGCTGGGAATGCCCGTGGCATGACTGCAGCGTCTGTGGTGCTCCGGCTTCGTCCTTCTGTGACTTCTGCCCTCGATCGTTCTGCCGGGACCACGAGGCGGGAGCGCTCACCGCCTCCTCCCTGGAAGACCGCCCCTGCTGTTCCAGCCACAACCCTCTTAGTCCGCTGGGCTCCAGCTCCAGCTCGACCCAGCCTCGCCGCTCCACCATGAGCCCCGCCAGGGTCAAAGAGGAGCCGGAGCCGGAGTCGGG